A section of the Serratia liquefaciens ATCC 27592 genome encodes:
- the tamA gene encoding autotransporter assembly complex protein TamA has translation MPRYRALCFLCALLATPAAFSANVRLQVEGLSGELEKNVRVRLSSITPEEVGTDGRFRARVDEAVRQGLRALGYYQPTIEFTLDDRPGLARPVLHAKVNPGEPVRIAGANIVLEGGAKTDEDYLSLVKKGKPTIGEILNHGKYDSFKGSLTGLALRKGYFDADMTKSQLGVAEDLHKAYWDIDFDSGQRYRFGQVKFTGSQIREDYLQNLVPFHQGDYYTSEDLAELNRRLSATNWFNSVVVSPDFKDAKENKILPLDALVSPRTRNTIETGVGYSTDVGPRVKGTWKKPWLNDRGHSLETSASISAPEQQLDLTYKIPLLKNPLEQYYLLQGGLKNVDLNDTKSVTSKVVASRNWDLSSGWQRAINLTWRWDNFTQGNVSNTTMLLYPGVSLNRTRSRGGLMPTWGDSQRYSIDVSDTTWGSGVDFALMQAQNVWIRTLADKHRFVARGQVGWIETNDFDKVPPDLRFFAGGDRSIRGYKYKDISPRNDDGKLTGASKMLTGSLEYQYNVTGKWWGAMFVDSGEAVNDIKQSNFKTGAGVGVRWQSPVGPVKLDIAAPVGDKDTHGMQFYIGLGPEL, from the coding sequence GTGCCACGATACCGTGCCCTGTGCTTTTTGTGTGCGCTGCTCGCGACGCCTGCGGCGTTTTCGGCGAATGTGCGGCTGCAGGTTGAAGGACTTAGCGGGGAACTGGAAAAAAACGTCCGGGTACGCCTGTCTTCCATCACTCCGGAAGAGGTCGGTACTGATGGCCGTTTCCGCGCACGCGTGGATGAAGCTGTTCGTCAGGGGCTGAGAGCGCTTGGCTATTATCAGCCTACCATCGAATTTACGTTGGACGATCGGCCAGGGCTGGCGCGGCCGGTGCTGCACGCCAAGGTCAATCCGGGTGAACCGGTGCGCATTGCCGGGGCCAATATCGTGTTGGAAGGCGGTGCGAAAACCGATGAAGACTATCTGTCGTTGGTCAAAAAAGGCAAACCGACGATAGGTGAGATCCTTAATCACGGTAAATACGACAGTTTTAAAGGTTCACTGACCGGCCTGGCGCTGCGCAAAGGCTATTTCGATGCCGATATGACCAAAAGCCAGCTCGGCGTGGCGGAGGATCTGCATAAGGCCTATTGGGACATCGACTTCGACAGCGGGCAGCGTTACCGCTTCGGCCAGGTGAAGTTTACCGGTTCGCAAATTCGTGAAGACTATCTGCAAAATCTGGTGCCCTTTCATCAGGGGGATTATTACACTTCGGAAGACCTGGCCGAACTGAACCGCCGTTTGTCCGCCACTAACTGGTTTAACTCGGTGGTGGTCTCCCCTGATTTCAAAGATGCCAAAGAGAACAAGATTTTGCCGCTAGATGCGTTGGTGTCACCACGCACTCGCAACACCATCGAAACCGGTGTCGGTTACTCCACCGACGTTGGCCCCCGCGTTAAAGGCACATGGAAGAAGCCCTGGCTTAACGATCGCGGCCACAGTCTGGAAACCAGCGCCAGTATTTCGGCCCCGGAGCAGCAGCTCGATCTGACCTATAAGATCCCGTTGCTGAAGAATCCGCTGGAGCAGTATTACCTGCTGCAGGGCGGGCTCAAGAACGTCGATCTCAACGATACCAAGTCCGTAACCTCCAAAGTGGTGGCCTCGCGCAACTGGGATCTCTCCAGCGGCTGGCAGCGGGCTATTAACCTGACCTGGCGCTGGGATAACTTTACCCAGGGTAACGTCAGCAATACCACCATGCTGCTGTACCCTGGCGTCAGCCTCAACCGCACCCGCTCACGCGGAGGTCTGATGCCGACCTGGGGCGATAGCCAACGCTACTCCATCGACGTTTCCGACACCACCTGGGGATCCGGCGTGGACTTCGCGCTGATGCAGGCACAGAACGTCTGGATCCGCACCCTGGCCGATAAGCACCGGTTCGTGGCGCGCGGGCAGGTGGGGTGGATCGAAACCAACGACTTCGACAAAGTGCCGCCAGACCTGCGATTCTTTGCCGGTGGCGATCGCAGCATCCGTGGCTACAAGTACAAAGACATTTCCCCCCGCAACGATGACGGCAAGTTGACCGGTGCCTCCAAAATGCTGACTGGCTCGCTGGAATATCAATACAACGTGACCGGTAAATGGTGGGGGGCGATGTTCGTCGATTCCGGTGAAGCGGTGAACGATATCAAGCAGAGCAACTTCAAAACTGGCGCCGGTGTAGGTGTACGCTGGCAGTCGCCGGTAGGGCCAGTGAAGCTGGATATCGCCGCGCCCGTGGGGGACAAGGACACCCACGGGATGCAGTTCTACATCGGTTTGGGGCCTGAACTATGA
- the fbp gene encoding class 1 fructose-bisphosphatase, which produces MKTLGEFIVEKQHDFSHATGELTALLSAIKLGAKIIHRDINKAGLVDILGTSGVSNVQGEVQMKLDLYANEKLKAALKARGEVAGIASEEEDEIVIFDGERAENAKYVVLMDPLDGSSNIDVNVSVGTIFSIYRRITPVGTPVTEEDFLQPGSAQVAAGYVVYGSSTMLVYTTGYGVHAFTYDPSLGVFCLSHEKVRFPASGNMYSINEGNYIKFPRGVKKYIKYCQEQDEATQRPYTSRYIGSLVADFHRNLLKGGIYIYPSTASHPQGKLRLLYECNPMAFLAEQAGGKASDGKNRILDITPVKLHQRAPFFVGTKSMVEDAERFIAENPDE; this is translated from the coding sequence ATGAAAACGTTAGGCGAATTTATCGTCGAGAAACAGCACGACTTCTCACACGCCACCGGCGAGCTGACTGCGCTACTTTCTGCAATTAAACTGGGCGCCAAAATCATCCACCGCGATATCAACAAAGCGGGTCTGGTGGATATTCTGGGCACCAGCGGCGTTTCCAATGTACAGGGCGAAGTTCAGATGAAACTGGACCTGTACGCGAATGAAAAGCTGAAAGCAGCATTGAAAGCGCGCGGTGAAGTTGCGGGTATCGCTTCTGAAGAAGAAGATGAAATCGTGATATTCGACGGCGAGCGGGCTGAAAATGCCAAGTATGTGGTGCTGATGGATCCGTTGGACGGTTCGTCCAACATCGATGTCAACGTCTCGGTCGGTACGATTTTCTCTATCTATCGTCGCATTACCCCGGTCGGTACGCCAGTGACCGAAGAAGACTTCCTGCAGCCAGGCAGCGCACAGGTCGCCGCAGGCTACGTGGTTTACGGTTCATCCACCATGCTGGTGTACACCACCGGTTATGGCGTGCATGCCTTCACCTACGATCCTTCTCTGGGCGTGTTCTGCCTCTCCCATGAGAAAGTCCGCTTCCCGGCCAGCGGCAATATGTATTCCATCAACGAAGGTAACTACATCAAGTTCCCGCGCGGCGTGAAGAAATACATCAAATATTGTCAGGAACAGGACGAAGCTACGCAACGCCCTTATACCTCACGCTACATCGGTTCACTGGTTGCCGACTTCCACCGCAACCTGCTGAAAGGCGGCATCTACATTTATCCAAGCACCGCCAGCCACCCGCAAGGCAAGCTGCGCCTGCTGTATGAATGCAACCCGATGGCGTTCCTGGCGGAACAGGCCGGCGGTAAAGCCAGCGACGGTAAAAACCGTATTCTGGACATCACCCCGGTGAAACTGCACCAGCGCGCACCGTTCTTCGTCGGCACCAAATCCATGGTGGAAGACGCAGAGCGCTTTATCGCTGAGAACCCGGACGAATAA
- the mpl gene encoding UDP-N-acetylmuramate:L-alanyl-gamma-D-glutamyl-meso-diaminopimelate ligase, with translation MRIHILGICGTFMGGLAVLARSLGHEVTGSDANVYPPMSTLLEKEGIDLIQGYDPAQLDPAPDLVIIGNAMTRGNPCVEAVLEQGIPYVSGPQWLHDYVLRDRWVLAVAGTHGKTTTAGMATWILEACGYQPGFVIGGVPGNFDVSARLGGSPFFVIEADEYDCAFFDKRSKFVHYSPRTLIMNNLEFDHADIFDDLKAIQKQFHHLVRLVPGKGKIILPDNDNHLKQVMAMGCWSEQELVGEEGAWRAQKLTPDASHYAVFLDGEQVGEVKWSLVGEHNMHNGLMAIAATRHVGVLPADACRALGEFINARRRLELRGEAHGVTVYDDFAHHPTAILATLAALRGKVGGTARILAVLEPRSNTMKMGISKNDLAPSLGRADEVFLFQPHHIPWQVAEVAEACVQPAHWSADLDTLVDMIVKTAQPGDHILVMSNGGFGGIHDRLLEALAHKSEPKVTY, from the coding sequence ATGCGCATTCACATTCTTGGGATCTGTGGCACCTTTATGGGCGGGCTGGCGGTGCTGGCTCGTTCGCTAGGGCATGAGGTGACCGGCTCTGACGCTAATGTCTATCCGCCGATGAGCACGCTGCTGGAGAAGGAAGGGATCGACCTGATCCAGGGCTACGATCCTGCTCAATTGGATCCGGCGCCGGATCTGGTGATCATCGGTAACGCCATGACGCGGGGTAATCCTTGCGTTGAAGCGGTACTGGAACAGGGGATCCCTTACGTTTCCGGCCCGCAGTGGCTGCACGATTATGTGCTGCGCGATCGCTGGGTGCTGGCCGTGGCCGGCACGCACGGCAAGACCACTACCGCCGGTATGGCCACCTGGATCCTGGAAGCCTGCGGCTATCAACCGGGCTTCGTTATCGGTGGCGTTCCGGGCAACTTTGACGTTTCCGCGCGTCTGGGCGGTAGCCCGTTCTTTGTGATCGAAGCCGATGAGTATGACTGCGCCTTCTTCGACAAGCGTTCCAAGTTTGTACATTACAGCCCGCGTACGCTGATCATGAATAACCTGGAGTTCGATCACGCTGATATCTTCGACGATCTGAAAGCGATCCAGAAACAGTTCCACCATCTGGTGCGTCTGGTGCCGGGCAAGGGCAAGATCATTTTGCCTGATAACGACAACCACCTGAAACAGGTGATGGCGATGGGCTGTTGGAGTGAGCAAGAGCTGGTCGGGGAAGAGGGCGCATGGCGCGCTCAAAAATTAACGCCGGACGCCAGCCATTATGCGGTGTTCCTCGACGGCGAACAGGTGGGCGAAGTGAAGTGGTCGCTGGTGGGTGAACACAACATGCATAACGGTTTGATGGCCATTGCCGCCACGCGCCACGTTGGTGTGCTGCCAGCCGATGCCTGCCGCGCGCTCGGTGAGTTTATCAATGCTCGCCGCCGTCTCGAACTGCGCGGTGAAGCTCATGGCGTTACGGTGTATGACGATTTTGCCCATCACCCAACGGCGATCCTGGCGACCTTGGCCGCATTGCGCGGCAAGGTTGGCGGTACCGCGCGCATTTTGGCTGTGCTCGAGCCGCGCTCCAATACCATGAAAATGGGGATCAGCAAGAATGATTTGGCACCGTCTCTGGGCCGTGCCGATGAGGTCTTCCTGTTCCAACCGCACCATATCCCCTGGCAGGTGGCGGAAGTCGCGGAAGCCTGTGTACAGCCGGCCCACTGGAGCGCCGATCTCGACACGCTGGTGGACATGATCGTGAAAACGGCCCAGCCTGGCGACCACATTTTGGTGATGAGTAACGGCGGCTTCGGTGGGATCCATGACCGTCTGCTGGAGGCATTGGCCCACAAGTCAGAACCTAAAGTGACTTATTGA
- the msrA gene encoding peptide-methionine (S)-S-oxide reductase MsrA, whose product MVPFFDKTQTVDKANALPGRTTPMPVATLNVVTHHSMTQVPEGMEVAIFAMGCFWGVERLFWQQQGVYSTAAGYSGGFTPNPTYREVCSGQTGHTEVVRVVFDPKIISYKQLLQVFWENHDPAQGMRQGGDVGTQYRSAIYTLTPEQQTAAESSLKRFQQAMNEAGDQRTITTEVVPALPFYYAEDDHQQYLYKNPEGYCGLGGIGVCLPPQG is encoded by the coding sequence GTGGTGCCATTTTTTGATAAAACACAAACCGTCGACAAGGCGAACGCACTGCCTGGCCGCACGACGCCCATGCCGGTTGCCACGCTCAACGTGGTCACTCACCATTCAATGACCCAGGTGCCGGAAGGCATGGAAGTGGCTATCTTCGCCATGGGATGCTTTTGGGGTGTAGAGCGCCTGTTCTGGCAGCAGCAGGGCGTGTACAGCACGGCGGCAGGCTACAGCGGCGGTTTTACGCCAAACCCAACCTACCGCGAAGTGTGCAGCGGCCAGACCGGTCATACTGAAGTGGTGCGGGTGGTATTCGATCCGAAAATCATCAGCTATAAGCAGCTGCTGCAGGTGTTCTGGGAGAACCACGATCCGGCGCAGGGCATGCGTCAGGGTGGCGACGTCGGCACTCAGTATCGCTCAGCAATTTATACGCTGACGCCGGAACAGCAGACCGCAGCCGAAAGCAGTCTGAAGCGTTTCCAGCAGGCCATGAACGAGGCGGGCGATCAACGCACCATCACCACCGAAGTGGTGCCGGCGCTGCCGTTTTACTATGCCGAGGATGACCATCAGCAGTATCTGTACAAGAATCCTGAAGGCTACTGCGGCCTGGGCGGCATCGGCGTTTGTTTGCCACCCCAGGGCTAA
- the ppa gene encoding inorganic diphosphatase encodes MSLNLVPAGKDLPEDIYVVIEIPANADPIKYEIDKDTGALFVDRFMSTAMFYPCNYGYINHTLSLDGDPVDVLVPTPYPLQPGSVIRCRPVGVLKMSDEAGEDAKLVAVPHSKLTKEYDHIKDVNDLPELLRAQIAHFFEHYKDLEKGKWVKVEGWADAAAAKAEIVASFERAAKK; translated from the coding sequence ATGAGCTTGAACCTGGTCCCTGCTGGCAAAGACCTGCCGGAAGACATCTACGTTGTTATCGAAATCCCGGCAAACGCCGATCCGATCAAATATGAAATCGACAAGGACACCGGTGCGCTGTTCGTTGACCGTTTCATGTCCACCGCGATGTTCTACCCGTGCAACTACGGTTACATCAACCACACCCTGTCTCTGGACGGTGACCCGGTTGACGTGCTGGTGCCAACCCCATACCCACTGCAGCCTGGTTCTGTGATCCGCTGCCGTCCGGTTGGCGTGTTGAAGATGTCCGACGAAGCCGGCGAAGATGCGAAACTGGTTGCCGTACCGCACAGCAAGCTGACCAAAGAGTACGATCACATCAAAGACGTGAACGACCTGCCGGAACTGCTGCGTGCCCAGATCGCTCACTTCTTCGAGCACTACAAAGATCTGGAAAAAGGCAAATGGGTGAAAGTGGAAGGCTGGGCAGATGCTGCCGCTGCCAAAGCTGAAATCGTTGCTTCTTTCGAGCGTGCCGCCAAGAAGTAA
- a CDS encoding gamma-glutamylcyclotransferase family protein has protein sequence MRIIVYGSLRRKQGNSHWMTNAQWLGEHELEGYQIYNLGHYPAAIPGEGTVHCEVYRINSSILAELDELKSNTKDYKRELIQTPYGSAWIYLYKHSVDGYPRINSGDWLKRLDEK, from the coding sequence ATGCGAATAATTGTCTACGGCAGTTTACGACGCAAACAGGGAAACAGCCATTGGATGACCAACGCCCAATGGCTCGGCGAGCATGAGCTCGAAGGCTATCAGATTTATAATCTGGGCCATTACCCGGCGGCGATCCCTGGAGAGGGCACGGTACATTGTGAAGTGTACCGCATCAACTCATCGATTTTGGCTGAGCTGGACGAACTGAAAAGCAACACCAAGGACTATAAGCGCGAGCTGATTCAGACGCCTTATGGGAGTGCGTGGATCTATCTGTATAAACACAGTGTGGACGGTTACCCGCGAATTAACAGCGGCGACTGGCTGAAGCGTCTCGACGAAAAGTAA
- a CDS encoding methyl-accepting chemotaxis protein: MLKKITVKAGLIALLSLMTLLLIMVSTIGVNAINEGSRSLHTLNQILGEELGSLASSSNLTLRARTAASLAVRQREIGQIEVSDATVGRIYDYLAQSKQEMARFVSVGTVTERGRELSGRLQNSYRAYLEQGVGPMADAIKAGKVDDYYDIQETKISALSIAFEKDLSDFRSFAMKIGQQRVNEAESNASTKITLIVIAGLLSILLALLAWFALRVIILRPLDESIAQLEHIASGDLTHRITGEGETEMGRLVRAMQRMQQALVSSVSKVRDASSQIDTGSRELAAGNLHLAQRTEESAASLEETAASMEQLTSTVKMNAENCEQANQLALSVSDIANQGSEVVSQVMDKMQAITDSSRRIADIISVMDGIAFQTNILALNAAVEAARAGEQGRGFAVVAGEVRSLAQRSAQSAKEIKGLIEASQNRVQEGEQMAGSAAKTMNGITGEVGRVTALMREISAATREQSSGIEQVNLAVAQMDQVAQQNAALVEESAAATRSLEDQAQLLAQSMAAFKL, translated from the coding sequence ATGCTAAAAAAGATTACGGTCAAGGCCGGGCTGATTGCCCTGTTGAGCCTGATGACGCTGCTGTTGATTATGGTCAGCACGATTGGCGTCAACGCGATTAACGAAGGATCGCGCTCGTTACACACCCTGAATCAAATCCTGGGGGAAGAGTTGGGGTCGCTGGCCAGCAGTTCCAACCTGACGCTGCGCGCCAGAACCGCTGCCTCACTGGCGGTACGGCAACGGGAAATCGGCCAGATTGAGGTTTCAGATGCTACGGTGGGCCGTATCTATGACTACCTTGCGCAATCGAAGCAGGAAATGGCGCGTTTTGTCAGCGTCGGTACCGTTACCGAACGTGGACGCGAGCTGTCCGGTCGTTTGCAAAACAGCTATCGCGCTTATCTGGAACAGGGCGTTGGGCCGATGGCCGATGCCATCAAGGCCGGCAAAGTTGATGATTACTACGACATTCAGGAAACAAAAATTTCCGCGTTGAGCATCGCTTTTGAAAAGGACCTCAGCGACTTCCGCAGCTTCGCCATGAAGATTGGCCAGCAGCGGGTGAATGAAGCGGAAAGCAATGCCAGCACTAAAATTACGCTGATCGTGATTGCCGGCCTGCTCAGTATTTTGCTGGCGCTACTGGCCTGGTTTGCACTGCGGGTGATTATCCTGCGTCCGCTCGATGAGTCAATCGCCCAGCTGGAACATATCGCCAGCGGTGACCTGACGCACCGTATCACCGGCGAAGGCGAGACCGAAATGGGCCGTCTGGTGCGTGCGATGCAGCGGATGCAGCAGGCCTTGGTCAGTTCGGTCAGCAAGGTGCGCGATGCCAGCAGCCAAATCGATACCGGTTCACGCGAACTGGCTGCCGGCAACCTGCATCTGGCGCAGCGTACCGAAGAATCAGCCGCTTCTCTGGAAGAAACCGCCGCCAGCATGGAACAGCTGACCTCGACGGTGAAGATGAACGCCGAGAACTGCGAACAGGCGAATCAACTGGCGCTGAGCGTATCCGATATTGCCAACCAAGGCAGTGAAGTGGTCAGTCAGGTCATGGATAAGATGCAGGCGATCACCGACAGCTCACGCCGCATTGCCGATATCATCAGCGTGATGGACGGCATTGCCTTCCAGACCAACATTCTGGCGTTGAATGCGGCGGTGGAAGCGGCACGTGCCGGTGAACAAGGGCGTGGTTTTGCCGTGGTGGCCGGTGAGGTTCGCAGCCTGGCTCAGCGCAGTGCGCAGTCGGCGAAAGAGATCAAAGGGTTGATTGAAGCGTCGCAGAATCGGGTGCAGGAAGGCGAACAAATGGCCGGTTCGGCGGCGAAAACCATGAACGGCATTACCGGTGAAGTGGGCCGGGTGACGGCGCTGATGCGGGAAATCTCTGCGGCTACGCGTGAGCAAAGCAGCGGTATTGAGCAGGTAAACCTGGCGGTGGCGCAGATGGATCAGGTGGCGCAACAGAATGCGGCCTTGGTCGAAGAGTCTGCGGCGGCGACGCGCTCGCTGGAGGATCAGGCGCAGTTGTTGGCGCAGAGCATGGCAGCGTTCAAATTATAA